In Hallerella succinigenes, the following are encoded in one genomic region:
- a CDS encoding response regulator — protein MPKVLIIDDEKDIRSVLKDMLGMSGYDVDTAEDGRKAKELYDKTDYDVVITDIIMPEQDGFEVILDYRNKNQLDRIIAISGGGRTSSEDYLNIASHFGVSSIFSKPPNYKDLIAKVDEIVASHA, from the coding sequence ATGCCTAAAGTACTTATCATCGACGACGAAAAAGATATTCGTTCCGTTCTGAAGGACATGCTCGGCATGTCTGGTTATGACGTGGATACCGCCGAAGACGGTCGCAAGGCAAAAGAACTTTACGACAAGACGGATTATGACGTAGTCATCACCGACATCATCATGCCGGAACAGGATGGTTTTGAAGTGATTTTGGACTACCGCAACAAGAATCAGCTCGACCGCATTATTGCAATCAGCGGCGGCGGACGTACTTCTTCGGAAGACTACCTGAACATCGCAAGTCACTTTGGTGTGTCTTCGATTTTCTCCAAGCCGCCTAACTACAAGGACCTGATTGCCAAGGTCGACGAAATCGTTGCATCTCACGCTTAA
- a CDS encoding sigma-54-dependent transcriptional regulator: MNVLLADADRRVIDHVTSTWSLSDVSLFTVLNSTALFNTIEENHIDFAFIDISLLLHKDVDVISFLKSHNPDAEVILLCTQSTAKEAEKALSHGAASYLVKPVEVRTLEDVAKKYLQGLEHSSSYRELQDHLLGNLLGDTPEMQKILRLLNKVAPTTSSVLITGESGSGKEFIARIVHRLSKRANEPFVAVNCSAIPENLVESELFGSKKGSFTGATADKKGLFEEANGGTLFLDEIGDLSLATQVKLLRFLQSHETRRVGETETRYLDVRIIAATNADLSKAMANKTFREDLYYRLNTFHLNVPPLRERRSTIPSLVKYFILQFEKEQNKLIQKIEPAAQMALATYNYPGNVRELENIIEHAIVLSENGTIRLEDLPEELSSQPLRQNKELLPAPKKHSPSNEEPFESVQSNSEVKAIGYGNPEEIITLDELEKRHILHALDVCKGNKTEVAERLGISRATLWRKLKDHKIEI, encoded by the coding sequence ATGAACGTCCTGTTGGCAGACGCAGACAGGAGGGTGATAGACCATGTGACTTCCACGTGGTCCCTTTCTGATGTGTCTTTATTTACAGTTTTGAACTCGACAGCCCTTTTCAACACCATCGAAGAAAATCACATCGACTTTGCCTTTATCGATATTTCTTTGCTGTTGCATAAAGACGTCGATGTCATCAGTTTCTTAAAATCGCACAATCCTGATGCGGAGGTGATTCTTCTTTGTACGCAATCCACAGCGAAAGAAGCAGAAAAAGCCCTTTCCCATGGAGCGGCTTCGTATCTCGTCAAACCGGTCGAAGTCCGTACCTTAGAAGATGTCGCCAAAAAGTATTTGCAGGGCCTCGAACATTCGAGCAGCTACCGTGAACTGCAAGACCATTTGCTGGGTAACCTTCTCGGCGATACGCCCGAGATGCAAAAGATTCTCCGTCTGCTGAACAAGGTCGCTCCGACGACTAGTTCCGTGCTGATTACGGGCGAATCCGGTTCGGGTAAGGAATTTATCGCCCGCATCGTGCACCGTCTTTCGAAGCGCGCGAACGAACCGTTTGTCGCCGTGAACTGCAGCGCGATTCCGGAGAACCTGGTTGAAAGTGAACTCTTCGGCAGCAAAAAAGGATCCTTCACCGGTGCAACCGCCGACAAGAAAGGCCTTTTTGAAGAAGCGAACGGCGGCACCCTTTTCCTCGACGAAATCGGAGACCTTTCGCTCGCCACGCAGGTGAAGCTTCTCCGCTTTTTGCAGAGCCACGAAACCCGTCGCGTCGGCGAAACCGAAACACGTTACTTGGACGTCCGCATTATTGCGGCTACGAATGCGGATCTTTCGAAAGCGATGGCGAACAAGACCTTCCGCGAAGATCTTTACTACCGCCTGAACACGTTCCATTTGAACGTACCGCCACTCAGAGAACGCCGTTCGACGATTCCGAGCCTCGTCAAGTACTTTATTCTCCAGTTCGAAAAAGAGCAGAACAAGCTCATTCAAAAAATCGAGCCTGCCGCTCAGATGGCGCTTGCGACTTACAACTACCCGGGCAACGTCCGCGAACTCGAAAACATTATCGAACACGCGATCGTGCTTTCTGAAAACGGAACCATCCGTTTAGAAGACTTGCCCGAAGAACTAAGTTCGCAGCCTTTGCGCCAGAATAAAGAACTTTTGCCCGCTCCGAAAAAACACTCTCCTTCGAACGAAGAGCCTTTCGAATCCGTACAAAGTAATTCCGAAGTCAAAGCAATCGGTTACGGAAATCCGGAAGAAATCATCACCCTCGACGAACTGGAAAAGCGCCACATTCTGCACGCACTGGATGTATGCAAAGGCAACAAGACGGAAGTCGCAGAACGTTTAGGCATTAGCCGCGCCACGCTTTGGCGTAAGCTCAAAGATCACAAAATCGAAATTTGA
- a CDS encoding fibrobacter succinogenes major paralogous domain-containing protein, whose protein sequence is MKSVQVLLCLVLLLFCTSEAAKTSKSGKAKTAKVAKLKKSEVTDSRDKQKYRTVKIADREWFADNLNLNVPNSYCYAEDENNCMAYGRLYTWEAAIQACPAGYRLPTDEDFESLWTAAGADFNVAYLLKTDYGWSGETNGNDTLKFSAMPAGNRFDDGNYGNLSKIAFFWSASAEGEEANVWYMSSKSMGFSYMTKPKTFGFSVRCVK, encoded by the coding sequence ATGAAATCCGTCCAGGTTCTCCTTTGTTTGGTTCTTCTTTTGTTCTGCACATCCGAAGCGGCAAAAACGTCGAAGTCCGGCAAGGCAAAAACGGCCAAGGTCGCAAAATTGAAAAAGTCGGAAGTGACGGATTCCCGCGACAAGCAAAAGTATCGTACGGTAAAAATCGCCGACCGCGAATGGTTTGCCGACAATCTGAATTTGAATGTGCCTAACAGTTACTGCTATGCAGAAGATGAAAACAACTGCATGGCTTACGGAAGGCTTTATACTTGGGAGGCGGCAATACAGGCTTGCCCTGCGGGATATCGCTTGCCCACGGACGAAGATTTTGAAAGCCTTTGGACCGCAGCCGGTGCGGACTTCAACGTCGCCTATCTTTTGAAAACCGATTATGGTTGGTCGGGCGAAACGAACGGCAACGATACTCTCAAATTCAGCGCCATGCCTGCCGGAAATCGCTTTGATGATGGCAATTATGGAAATTTGAGCAAGATCGCTTTCTTCTGGAGTGCAAGTGCTGAAGGCGAAGAGGCAAACGTTTGGTACATGAGTTCCAAATCGATGGGATTTTCCTATATGACAAAACCGAAAACCTTTGGGTTTTCGGTTCGTTGCGTCAAATAA
- a CDS encoding class I SAM-dependent rRNA methyltransferase, with the protein MNDFQSLLEKAFSKRSSLLELTDAFRVVNGSDDGFPGVAIDQYGDRFQVQYFGPELLSREHEIAKAVKKVFAPKFIVSKFRLSPSGKSLEKPEMHVELGSETNSSTVVREGNCRFHVDLLDTVNPGLFLDMRDGRLDVEARARGKEVLNLFSYTCSFAVHARIGGATRAVNADISGKILEKGRENYRLNGLEPLKGEFFKGDSREYLAWCLRKGFKFDGVVLDPPSFSRNKGKVFSVKTDFQPLVAEVAGLLAPGAFFLASTNYSAFTPESLAKETLATVKEQFPQAKIAWARGQGMDFPGSGKRKESALSAVMIEVG; encoded by the coding sequence GTGAACGATTTTCAAAGCCTTCTTGAAAAAGCTTTTTCCAAGCGTTCTTCTCTTTTAGAATTGACCGATGCTTTTCGCGTTGTCAATGGCTCGGACGATGGATTTCCGGGCGTTGCAATCGACCAGTACGGAGATCGTTTTCAAGTTCAATATTTTGGCCCGGAACTGCTTTCCCGTGAGCATGAAATCGCGAAAGCGGTCAAAAAGGTTTTTGCTCCGAAATTTATTGTCTCCAAGTTCCGCCTTTCTCCGTCGGGTAAATCTTTGGAAAAGCCCGAAATGCATGTAGAACTCGGCAGCGAAACGAACTCTTCGACGGTTGTCCGCGAAGGGAATTGCCGTTTTCACGTAGACCTTCTCGATACGGTCAATCCGGGCCTCTTTTTGGACATGCGAGATGGACGCTTGGATGTAGAAGCCCGCGCCCGGGGAAAAGAAGTGCTGAACCTTTTTAGCTACACCTGCAGCTTTGCGGTGCACGCCCGTATCGGTGGAGCGACCCGTGCGGTCAATGCGGACATCAGCGGAAAAATTTTGGAAAAGGGCAGGGAGAATTACCGGTTGAACGGCCTTGAACCGTTGAAGGGAGAATTCTTTAAAGGCGACAGTCGAGAATATTTGGCGTGGTGCCTGCGCAAAGGCTTTAAATTCGATGGCGTTGTTCTTGATCCGCCGAGTTTTTCCCGGAACAAGGGAAAGGTCTTTTCGGTGAAAACAGATTTTCAGCCCCTGGTCGCCGAAGTCGCAGGACTTCTTGCTCCGGGAGCGTTCTTTCTCGCGAGCACCAATTACAGCGCATTTACGCCGGAAAGCCTTGCGAAAGAAACCTTGGCGACAGTCAAAGAACAATTCCCGCAGGCGAAAATCGCCTGGGCACGTGGACAGGGAATGGATTTTCCGGGTTCTGGCAAACGCAAGGAAAGCGCCCTTTCTGCTGTCATGATTGAAGTGGGGTAG
- the nrdR gene encoding transcriptional regulator NrdR — protein sequence MICPYCHHTEDKVVDSRSSGLSIRRRRECLACGRRFTTYEYVEVVPLTVTKRDGRHEPFKREKLISGIDAACKKRPVSRRLIEEIVTRVENALMTSESQEVRYDEIGNLVMEELRKIDAVAYVRFASVYREFKEVNEFVKQVMQLDPPVASSVKEK from the coding sequence ATGATTTGTCCTTATTGCCACCATACAGAAGACAAAGTTGTCGATAGTCGCTCCAGCGGTCTTTCGATCCGTCGTCGCCGCGAATGCCTTGCCTGCGGAAGGCGTTTTACAACTTACGAATATGTCGAAGTTGTCCCGTTGACCGTTACAAAAAGGGATGGCCGTCATGAACCGTTCAAGCGGGAAAAGCTTATCTCCGGTATCGATGCAGCTTGTAAAAAGCGCCCCGTGAGCCGTCGCCTCATTGAAGAAATCGTGACTCGAGTCGAGAACGCTTTGATGACAAGTGAAAGCCAGGAAGTGCGCTACGATGAAATCGGCAATTTGGTGATGGAAGAGCTTCGCAAGATCGATGCCGTCGCCTATGTTCGCTTTGCCTCTGTCTATCGCGAGTTCAAGGAAGTTAACGAATTCGTGAAGCAGGTGATGCAGCTCGATCCGCCGGTCGCCAGTTCGGTCAAAGAAAAGTAG
- a CDS encoding glutamine--tRNA ligase/YqeY domain fusion protein produces the protein MDIPESTNFIQDIIVDDLKTGKRDHVLTRFPPEPNGYIHIGHAKSICLNFGTAKKFCGKTNLRFDDTNPTKEDTEYVDSIYNDVHWLGFNWEEPVHYASDYYDQLYDFAEQLIQLGKAYVDDLSPEEMREYRGNDAGKPSKPSPYRDRSIEENLDLFRRMKAGEFADGAKTLRAKLDLSSPNMNMRDPAVYRIKHATHHRTGDKWCIYPMYDFAHPLSDWIEGITHSICTLEFEAHRPLYNWFLETLNLKNRPQQIEFARLNLSYTVMSKRKLLELVKSGRVMGWDDPRMPTVCGFRRRGYTPSSIREFCDRIGISKADSMVDINLLYFCIREELNRTASRAMAVLDPIKVVIDNWEDGKVEEVDVENNPEDPNAGTRKVPFGKELFIERDDFMENPPKKYFRLKPDGEVRLKGAYFVKCVSVEKDADGNVTTVHCTYDPATKGGDSPDGRKVKGTIHWVNASTAVDAEVRLFDNLFTLENTGDVPDGEDPLNYLNPDSMIVKQAKLEPSLAKANLNDRFQFMRQGYFCLDSRDSKPEHLVFNRTVGLKDSWGKAQAK, from the coding sequence ATGGATATCCCGGAATCTACCAACTTTATTCAAGATATCATCGTTGACGATTTGAAGACCGGAAAACGCGATCACGTTTTGACCCGTTTCCCGCCGGAACCAAACGGTTATATTCACATTGGACACGCCAAAAGCATTTGCTTGAACTTCGGCACCGCGAAAAAGTTCTGTGGCAAGACAAACCTCCGTTTTGACGATACGAACCCGACAAAGGAAGACACCGAATACGTCGATTCCATTTACAACGACGTGCATTGGCTCGGTTTCAACTGGGAAGAACCGGTGCACTATGCTAGCGACTACTATGACCAGCTTTATGATTTTGCAGAACAGCTGATCCAGCTCGGCAAGGCTTACGTCGATGACCTGTCTCCGGAAGAAATGCGCGAATACCGCGGCAATGACGCAGGTAAGCCGTCGAAGCCGTCGCCGTACCGCGATCGAAGCATCGAAGAAAACCTGGACCTTTTCCGCCGCATGAAGGCGGGTGAATTTGCCGACGGCGCAAAGACGCTCCGAGCAAAGCTCGACCTCTCAAGCCCGAACATGAACATGCGTGACCCTGCGGTCTACCGCATTAAGCATGCGACGCACCACCGCACCGGCGACAAGTGGTGCATCTACCCGATGTACGACTTTGCCCACCCGCTTTCGGACTGGATTGAAGGGATTACGCACTCGATCTGCACTCTCGAATTCGAAGCACACCGTCCGCTGTACAACTGGTTCCTCGAAACCTTGAATTTGAAAAACCGTCCGCAGCAGATTGAGTTCGCCCGCTTGAACCTCTCCTACACGGTGATGAGCAAGCGCAAGCTTTTGGAACTCGTGAAGAGTGGCCGCGTGATGGGTTGGGACGACCCGCGCATGCCGACGGTCTGCGGTTTCCGCCGCCGTGGCTACACCCCGTCTTCAATCCGTGAATTCTGCGACCGCATCGGCATTTCCAAGGCAGACAGCATGGTCGACATCAACCTGCTCTACTTCTGCATCCGCGAAGAATTGAACAGAACCGCTAGCCGCGCCATGGCCGTTCTCGATCCTATCAAGGTTGTGATCGACAACTGGGAAGACGGCAAGGTCGAAGAAGTCGATGTCGAAAACAATCCGGAAGATCCGAATGCGGGTACCCGCAAGGTTCCGTTCGGCAAGGAACTCTTCATTGAACGCGACGACTTCATGGAAAATCCGCCGAAAAAGTACTTCCGACTCAAACCGGACGGCGAAGTCCGTCTCAAAGGCGCTTACTTCGTCAAATGCGTCAGCGTGGAAAAAGACGCCGATGGGAACGTGACGACCGTTCACTGCACATACGACCCGGCCACCAAGGGAGGCGACTCTCCGGACGGACGCAAGGTCAAGGGCACGATCCACTGGGTCAACGCTTCTACCGCAGTCGATGCAGAAGTGCGTCTTTTCGATAACCTCTTTACGCTGGAAAATACGGGAGACGTTCCGGACGGAGAAGATCCCCTGAACTACCTGAACCCGGATTCCATGATCGTGAAACAGGCGAAGCTTGAACCTTCCCTTGCGAAGGCAAATTTGAACGATCGATTCCAGTTTATGCGTCAGGGCTATTTCTGCCTGGATTCTCGCGATTCCAAGCCGGAACACCTCGTCTTCAACCGAACCGTGGGACTCAAAGATTCATGGGGTAAGGCTCAAGCGAAGTAA
- the rsmG gene encoding 16S rRNA (guanine(527)-N(7))-methyltransferase RsmG, with product MPSKFSKRPVNQVFPLFNGKRTVPSVAGLKQLLEYHGVDLQKETLEQLWAYHQLLREHNKDQDLTRLNAFETIVERHYADCTLINAYVPEWPKRMIDVGSGAGFPGIPLKLVNPDIRLTLCEPRPNRIEFLNLVIQELGLKGIDVFGHKVTSRSLTFPVQGVISRAFELIELTLPRIQKALVPGGRAYFMKGPAVKDELATLHPEDYGFKLVSKHFYRIPRSTQDRALVILEKEQE from the coding sequence ATGCCTTCTAAATTTTCCAAACGTCCAGTCAATCAGGTTTTTCCCCTTTTCAACGGCAAGCGTACCGTTCCTTCCGTTGCAGGTTTAAAGCAACTGTTGGAATATCACGGAGTCGATCTCCAAAAGGAAACCCTTGAACAGTTGTGGGCTTACCACCAGCTTTTGCGCGAGCACAACAAGGACCAGGATCTGACCCGTCTGAACGCTTTTGAAACGATTGTAGAACGTCATTATGCGGACTGCACACTCATCAACGCCTACGTGCCGGAATGGCCAAAGCGCATGATCGACGTCGGCAGCGGCGCAGGCTTTCCGGGAATTCCGTTAAAGCTCGTGAATCCGGACATTCGCCTGACTCTTTGCGAACCGCGCCCGAACCGCATTGAATTTTTGAACCTCGTCATCCAAGAACTCGGTCTCAAAGGCATCGACGTCTTCGGCCACAAGGTGACCAGCCGCAGCCTCACTTTCCCCGTACAAGGAGTCATTAGCCGAGCCTTTGAACTGATCGAGCTTACGCTCCCGAGAATTCAGAAAGCTCTCGTTCCGGGTGGACGCGCTTACTTTATGAAGGGGCCTGCCGTCAAAGACGAACTCGCGACTCTGCATCCGGAAGATTACGGATTCAAGCTTGTTTCCAAGCATTTCTACCGCATTCCACGCAGCACGCAGGACCGCGCCCTCGTGATCTTAGAAAAAGAACAGGAATAA
- a CDS encoding FISUMP domain-containing protein gives MVAYTHGARPWTVLAFLARTLLAVDETLANAYDHCASRLKSTSGWNGGEGTDDYGFTALAAGIYISSLYEFDFQGYQTAFWSSSRLSGGAYKFSLLSENATEKDCVYIVISNMYQGNSVRCLKD, from the coding sequence ATGGTCGCCTATACACATGGAGCGCGGCCATGGACAGTGCTGGCGTTTTTAGCCAGAACGCTCTTGGCTGTGGATGAAACCTTAGCGAATGCTTATGACCACTGCGCAAGCCGACTCAAATCCACATCCGGCTGGAATGGTGGCGAAGGAACCGACGATTATGGCTTTACCGCACTCGCTGCAGGCATATACATTTCATCTCTCTATGAATTTGACTTCCAAGGCTACCAGACTGCTTTTTGGAGTTCATCCAGGTTAAGTGGTGGAGCATACAAGTTTTCTTTGCTATCAGAAAACGCAACAGAAAAAGATTGTGTATACATCGTTATAAGCAATATGTACCAAGGGAACTCCGTTCGTTGCCTCAAGGATTAA
- the tgt gene encoding tRNA guanosine(34) transglycosylase Tgt has translation MNQNPFELLKTSSKSKARLGKITTAHGVVTTPIFMPVGTEATVKGITSRDIREMEAEIILANTYHLYLRPGTKTIAAAGGVQKFMGWNGPMLTDSGGFQVWSLKDLRKITADGVEFRSHLDGSKHFFSPASVMQAQREIGADIIMAFDECTPYPSTVEEANKSLEYTLKWTREAKEWLDANPPILGYPQYFFGIVQGGMHLELRKKSIEALKEICPDGYAMGGLSVGEPAELMYQIADFCTNLLPADRARYVMGVGTPWNLLELIRRGVDMCDCILPAKHAQDGMAYTSRGVLRFKNQRFAMEFDKPLDPECNCYCCKNYSRGYLRHLFKTKEPLGWTLSTIHNLHFYIHLMQQAKAHIADDTFEEWAAEQIPLLQRNAD, from the coding sequence ATGAACCAGAATCCTTTTGAACTCCTCAAGACCTCTTCCAAATCTAAGGCGCGTTTGGGTAAAATCACGACCGCTCACGGTGTCGTCACCACTCCGATCTTTATGCCCGTCGGAACGGAAGCGACCGTCAAAGGAATCACCTCCCGCGACATCCGTGAAATGGAAGCGGAAATCATTTTGGCGAATACATACCATCTGTATCTGCGTCCCGGCACGAAGACGATTGCTGCTGCCGGGGGAGTTCAAAAATTTATGGGGTGGAATGGTCCGATGCTTACCGACAGCGGAGGATTCCAAGTCTGGAGCTTAAAGGATCTGCGAAAAATCACTGCGGACGGTGTGGAATTCCGTAGTCATTTGGACGGTTCGAAACACTTCTTTTCTCCGGCAAGCGTGATGCAGGCCCAGCGCGAAATCGGCGCTGATATCATCATGGCATTCGACGAATGCACGCCTTACCCGAGTACTGTGGAAGAAGCGAACAAGTCGCTTGAATATACGCTCAAGTGGACCCGCGAAGCGAAAGAATGGCTGGATGCGAATCCGCCGATTCTTGGTTATCCGCAATATTTTTTTGGAATAGTTCAAGGTGGCATGCATTTGGAGCTTCGAAAGAAATCCATTGAAGCCTTAAAAGAGATTTGCCCGGACGGTTACGCCATGGGAGGCCTTTCGGTCGGCGAACCTGCGGAACTGATGTACCAGATCGCCGACTTCTGCACGAACCTTTTACCCGCTGACCGGGCCCGTTACGTGATGGGCGTCGGAACGCCTTGGAATCTGCTGGAACTGATCCGCCGCGGCGTGGACATGTGCGACTGCATTTTACCGGCGAAGCATGCGCAAGACGGAATGGCTTATACGAGCCGCGGCGTTCTGCGGTTTAAGAATCAGCGGTTTGCGATGGAATTTGACAAGCCTTTGGATCCGGAGTGCAACTGCTACTGTTGTAAGAATTACAGTCGCGGCTATTTGCGGCATCTCTTTAAAACCAAGGAGCCTTTAGGCTGGACACTTTCGACAATCCACAATTTGCACTTTTACATTCACCTGATGCAACAGGCGAAGGCGCATATCGCAGACGATACGTTTGAAGAATGGGCGGCCGAACAGATCCCGCTTTTACAGCGGAACGCAGATTAA
- a CDS encoding RNA polymerase sigma factor produces MSEKEIIKKLQKGDLSALKRVWDEHSQHVLNLAFRMLLDREQAEDILMDVFVQISEAIQKFRGESSLSTWLYTLTKNACLMKLRSDKVHLTIETDRHLEIEERAIGRSERADAILDKDALAYGLSILTPDQRSLLWLKDAEGLDIKILSEIYNAPEGTLKARLSRARAQVRQVLDKETAYA; encoded by the coding sequence ATGAGCGAAAAAGAGATTATCAAAAAGCTCCAAAAAGGAGATTTGAGCGCCCTCAAGCGCGTCTGGGACGAGCACAGCCAGCATGTGCTGAACCTCGCCTTCCGCATGCTCTTGGACCGCGAACAGGCAGAAGACATTCTGATGGATGTCTTTGTCCAGATTTCGGAAGCGATTCAAAAATTCCGTGGAGAATCGAGCCTTTCGACGTGGCTTTACACGCTAACGAAAAACGCCTGCCTGATGAAGCTGCGCAGCGACAAGGTTCACTTGACAATCGAAACTGACCGCCATCTAGAAATAGAAGAACGCGCCATCGGACGATCCGAAAGGGCTGATGCAATCCTCGACAAGGATGCTCTCGCTTACGGTCTCTCCATTCTCACGCCCGATCAGCGCAGTCTTTTATGGCTGAAAGATGCGGAAGGTCTCGATATCAAAATCCTTTCTGAAATATACAACGCGCCGGAAGGCACGCTGAAAGCCCGACTTTCCCGTGCCCGCGCACAGGTCCGTCAGGTCCTCGATAAGGAGACTGCTTATGCGTAA
- a CDS encoding Spy/CpxP family protein refolding chaperone, translating to MQKSYTLLWICGLVLAAAVGFFASSVVFCHKNPEPPTAPEFAKDKPQNEWHAFKKQRHFNFKHKMDSALGLSKEQIAKLDSNGRACNAFRREMSRQIRLAEQELHTLLKADIINEAALQSTRAKLLLLNEKRLDQRIQDVKFFKSVLTAEQHKKFKDQPSKFDLMPPKVNRMEQMQGEHPKMDYPNMEGPRMGPPPQRDGAHNSPPCE from the coding sequence ATGCAAAAAAGCTACACACTTCTTTGGATTTGCGGACTTGTCTTAGCCGCCGCTGTCGGCTTCTTTGCAAGTTCAGTCGTCTTCTGCCACAAGAATCCAGAGCCGCCTACTGCACCGGAATTTGCAAAGGACAAACCTCAAAACGAATGGCACGCCTTTAAAAAGCAACGGCACTTCAACTTTAAACACAAAATGGACAGCGCTCTCGGACTTTCCAAGGAACAGATTGCAAAGCTCGACTCCAACGGTCGCGCCTGTAATGCATTCCGACGCGAAATGAGCCGCCAGATCAGGCTTGCCGAACAAGAACTCCACACGCTCCTCAAGGCGGACATAATCAACGAAGCGGCGCTCCAGTCCACGCGCGCCAAGCTTCTCCTGTTGAATGAAAAGCGGCTCGATCAGCGCATTCAAGACGTTAAATTTTTCAAGAGCGTCTTGACCGCCGAACAGCACAAAAAGTTCAAAGATCAGCCATCCAAATTCGACCTGATGCCCCCCAAGGTCAATAGGATGGAACAAATGCAAGGAGAACATCCCAAAATGGATTACCCCAACATGGAAGGTCCGCGCATGGGTCCCCCGCCGCAGCGTGACGGTGCTCACAATTCGCCTCCGTGTGAGTAA
- the dusA gene encoding tRNA dihydrouridine(20/20a) synthase DusA encodes MICKDLNFHRRLSVAPMLDFTDRHERFFLRLLSKNVLLYTEMIVANALLHAGPRFLQHDPVENPVALQLGGSDPKMLAECAKIVEGAGFDEVNLNCGCPSERVQSGSFGAMLMKQKDLVAECVQSMKKEVQIPVTVKTRIGVDDFTGWEFFEDFIRTVHSAGCDTFIIHARTARLRGYSPKENREKPAIHYETVYKLKEVFPQLNISVNGDIRTIDQAKEHLKHVDGVMMGRAVYANPWMLATADSEIYGGKDFAPQTRKALLEAFLPYVQKAQAEGCPLSVLTKHLYGIFTGFPGGRKFRQILSEGAPKALDGAALIRTAMDAVEEIGFP; translated from the coding sequence ATGATTTGTAAAGACCTGAACTTCCATAGACGCCTTTCGGTCGCTCCCATGCTCGATTTTACCGATCGGCACGAACGTTTCTTTTTGAGACTCCTGTCCAAGAACGTTTTGCTGTACACGGAGATGATCGTGGCGAATGCGCTTTTGCACGCAGGTCCCAGGTTTTTGCAGCACGATCCGGTGGAAAATCCCGTTGCGTTACAGCTCGGCGGTAGCGATCCGAAAATGCTTGCGGAATGTGCAAAGATCGTGGAAGGCGCAGGTTTTGACGAGGTGAACCTCAACTGCGGTTGCCCTTCGGAACGTGTCCAGAGCGGCTCCTTTGGCGCCATGTTGATGAAGCAAAAGGATCTGGTCGCAGAATGCGTGCAGTCGATGAAAAAGGAAGTTCAGATTCCGGTAACGGTCAAGACCCGCATCGGCGTCGATGACTTCACCGGCTGGGAATTCTTTGAAGACTTTATTCGCACGGTCCACTCCGCCGGATGCGACACGTTCATCATCCACGCTCGCACGGCAAGGCTCCGAGGATATTCGCCCAAGGAAAATCGCGAAAAGCCGGCGATCCATTACGAGACCGTTTACAAGCTCAAGGAAGTTTTCCCGCAGTTGAATATTTCTGTGAATGGGGACATCAGAACCATTGACCAGGCGAAGGAACATTTGAAGCATGTCGATGGAGTCATGATGGGACGTGCCGTTTACGCAAACCCTTGGATGCTTGCCACGGCAGATTCTGAAATCTATGGCGGGAAAGACTTTGCACCGCAAACGCGCAAGGCTTTGCTCGAAGCCTTCTTGCCTTATGTGCAAAAGGCGCAGGCAGAAGGATGTCCACTTTCGGTTCTCACAAAACATTTGTATGGAATCTTTACCGGCTTTCCGGGCGGCAGAAAGTTTCGCCAGATTCTTTCGGAAGGAGCCCCTAAGGCTTTGGATGGAGCCGCTTTGATTCGCACGGCGATGGATGCTGTCGAAGAAATTGGATTTCCTTAA